In a single window of the Gossypium hirsutum isolate 1008001.06 chromosome A13, Gossypium_hirsutum_v2.1, whole genome shotgun sequence genome:
- the LOC107895222 gene encoding DNA polymerase kappa isoform X3 translates to MAVSSMSMISTANYEARKFGVCAAMTGFIALKLCPDLIFIPTVFWDYDPNFMAASLDEAYLDITKVCEKRSITGAENAKELRSRVYEETGLTCSAGVAPNRLLAKSGS, encoded by the exons ATGGCTGTTAGTAGTATGTCTATGATTTCCACTGCTAATTATGAG GCTCGCAAATTTGGCGTTTGTGCTGCCATGACTGGGTTCATTGCGCTTAAATTATGTCCAGACTTGATATTTATTCCCACAG TTTTTTGGGACTATGATCCTAATTTCATGGCTGCCAGTTTGGATGAAGCTTACCTTGATATTACTAAGGTTTGCGAAAAAAGAAGCATTACTGGTGCAGAA AATGCTAAAGAACTCAGATCTAGAGTATATGAAGAGACTGGTTTGACATGTAGTGCTGGAGTGGCTCCAAATCGCTTACTTGCTAAG AGTGGAAGCTGA
- the LOC107895222 gene encoding DNA polymerase kappa isoform X2, whose translation MAVSSMSMISTANYEARKFGVCAAMTGFIALKLCPDLIFIPTVFWDYDPNFMAASLDEAYLDITKVCEKRSITGAENAKELRSRVYEETGLTCSAGVAPNRLLAKALQSGS comes from the exons ATGGCTGTTAGTAGTATGTCTATGATTTCCACTGCTAATTATGAG GCTCGCAAATTTGGCGTTTGTGCTGCCATGACTGGGTTCATTGCGCTTAAATTATGTCCAGACTTGATATTTATTCCCACAG TTTTTTGGGACTATGATCCTAATTTCATGGCTGCCAGTTTGGATGAAGCTTACCTTGATATTACTAAGGTTTGCGAAAAAAGAAGCATTACTGGTGCAGAA AATGCTAAAGAACTCAGATCTAGAGTATATGAAGAGACTGGTTTGACATGTAGTGCTGGAGTGGCTCCAAATCGCTTACTTGCTAAG GCATTGCAGAGTGGAAGCTGA
- the LOC107895222 gene encoding DNA polymerase kappa isoform X1, with translation MAVSSMSMISTANYEARKFGVCAAMTGFIALKLCPDLIFIPTVFWDYDPNFMAASLDEAYLDITKVCEKRSITGAENAKELRSRVYEETGLTCSAGVAPNRLLAKVLFSVLGT, from the exons ATGGCTGTTAGTAGTATGTCTATGATTTCCACTGCTAATTATGAG GCTCGCAAATTTGGCGTTTGTGCTGCCATGACTGGGTTCATTGCGCTTAAATTATGTCCAGACTTGATATTTATTCCCACAG TTTTTTGGGACTATGATCCTAATTTCATGGCTGCCAGTTTGGATGAAGCTTACCTTGATATTACTAAGGTTTGCGAAAAAAGAAGCATTACTGGTGCAGAA AATGCTAAAGAACTCAGATCTAGAGTATATGAAGAGACTGGTTTGACATGTAGTGCTGGAGTGGCTCCAAATCGCTTACTTGCTAAGGTTCTATTTTCTGTTCTTGGCACATAA